DNA from Cardinium endosymbiont of Dermatophagoides farinae:
TGAGATAGATTGCGGTGGTCATTAACCTATCATGACCAAGTATTTTTTGAACGGATGCCAAAGATATTCCTTTTTGTAGTGCTAAAGTGGCGAATGTATGACGCAGGACATGCGGGGTAACTTCTTGTGTTATTTTTGCTTTGTTAGCAATCTGTTTAATAATTTTTTGCACTTGCCTTACGCCAATAGGCCAGGAATTATTAATTGCGAAATAATGCTCAAGTAATGTTTGAACCCGCTTAGACATGGGTACCACACGTTTTTTAGATTTTTTCCCATAAGGCCCACCTTTACCAGCAATACGCATCACCTTTTGTTGCCATAGGATTTGCTGTGGAGTAAGCCCACATAATTCGGATACTCTTAACCCTGTATCTAATAAAGTCCAGACGATTAATTTTTCTTTCACATTTTCACAAGCCTGACATAGTCGATCCGCTTCCTCAAATCGTAAAGGTTCTCTTACATATTGATAGGCCATTTTATGATTTTGGTTTTAAGTTCGTAAAGAATTAAAATTTACGAACTTAATTCGTTATTTATAAAAAAAGGTAATACTTTATATTAAGTAAAATGTAACAGATAATGAGCTGTAAGTAACTTATTTTTTTTAAGAGCATTTTTCTTTAGAGTTCGTCTTATCAATCGG
Protein-coding regions in this window:
- a CDS encoding tyrosine-type recombinase/integrase, with protein sequence MAYQYVREPLRFEEADRLCQACENVKEKLIVWTLLDTGLRVSELCGLTPQQILWQQKVMRIAGKGGPYGKKSKKRVVPMSKRVQTLLEHYFAINNSWPIGVRQVQKIIKQIANKAKITQEVTPHVLRHTFATLALQKGISLASVQKILGHDRLMTTAIYLNFTDAHVMEEYENKW